One Triticum dicoccoides isolate Atlit2015 ecotype Zavitan chromosome 5B, WEW_v2.0, whole genome shotgun sequence genomic window carries:
- the LOC119309284 gene encoding uncharacterized protein LOC119309284: MVFEDESSEDTSSLPYMHSTSSTDGLNQVPFSVEDPDYQGLELETMSPCEKHGKASERLVAFEGTDTGRRFLACAEPEGQNCGFVEWVDHQWPPTMQNALLKLWAMVEDSKSARVNDNLESSFTIHHLIEEKNKLEANYDKLVQDVHQLMSFQEDRVVDFRYLQDNLTYQQQCRSELVADMKAQMAKKDAEFEKLKQNYEVLLNLTRAQATVIQNLKLKHIKDKKLLSEDKMNLELKNAELTKSEEKLTQEKLELKL, from the exons atggTTTTCGAAGACGAAAGCAGTGAGGACACGTCCAGCCTGCCGTACATGCACTCGACCTCATCCACGGACGGGCTTAACCAG GTCCCTTTCAGCGTTGAAGATCCAGATTACCAGGGGCTTGAGCTGGAAACGATGTCGCCATGTGAGAAGCACGGCAAGGCATCTGAGAGGCTTGTCGCAtttgaaggaacagacacagggagAAGGTTCCTAGCATGTGCAGAGCCG GAAGGGCAGAATTGTGGGTTTGTTGAATGGGTTGATCACCAGTGGCCCCCAACAATGCAAAATGCATTGTTGAAGCTGTGGGCCATGGTTGAAGATAGCAAGAGTGCTAGGGTGAATGATAATCTTGAAAGTTCTTTCACTATCCACCATCTGATAGAAGAGAAGAACAAGCTGGAGGCCAACTATGACAAGTTAGTCCAAGATGTGCATCAACTTATGAGCTTCCAGGAGGACAGGGTGGTGGATTTCAGATATCTGCAGGATAACCTTACATATCAGCAGCAATGCAGAAGTGAACTGGTGGCTGATATGAAGGCACAGATGGCAAAGAAAGATGCAGAGTTTGAGAAGCTTAAGCAGAATTATGAAGTGCTACTGAACCTGACAAGAGCACAAGCAACAGTCATCCAGAACTTGAAGTTGAAGCATATTAAAGACAAGAAATTGCTTAGTGAAGATAAGATGAACTTGGAGTTGAAGAATGCAGAGCTCACAAAGTctgaggagaagctcacccaaGAGAAGCTAGAGTTGAAGCTTTAG